One segment of Salvelinus fontinalis isolate EN_2023a chromosome 42, ASM2944872v1, whole genome shotgun sequence DNA contains the following:
- the LOC129840972 gene encoding 40S ribosomal protein S3a, which translates to MAVGKNKRLTKGGKKGAKKKIVDPFSKKDWYDVKAPAMFNIRNIGKTLVSRTQGTRIASDGLKGRVFEVSLADLQNDEVAFRKFKLISEDVQGKNCLTNFHGMDLTRDKMCSMVKKWQTMIEAHVDVKTTDGYLLRLFCVGFTKKRTNQIRKTSYAQHQQVRQIRKKMMEIMTREVQTNDLKEVVNKLIPDSVGKDIEKACQSIYPLHDVYVRKVKMLKKPKFELGKLMELHGEGGGSSAAKPSGDDTGAKVDRADGYEPPIQETV; encoded by the exons ATGGCAGTCGGCAAGAATAAGAGGCTGACCAAAGGTGGCAAAAAAGGTGCCAAAAAGAAGAT TGTCGACCCTTTCTCCAAGAAGGACTGGTATGATGTCAAGGCACCCGCTATGTTCAACATCCGCAACATTGGCAAGACCTTGGTCTCCAGGACTCAGGGAACCA GAATCGCCTCTGATGGTCTGAAGGGACGTGTGTTCGAGGTGAGCCTCGCTGACCTGCAGAACGATGAGGTGGCCTTCCGCAAGTTCAAGCTGATCTCAGAAGACGTGCAGGGCAAGAACTGCCTGACCAACTTCCACGGCATGGACCTGACCCGTGACAAGATGTGCTCCATGGTCAAGAAGTGGCAG ACCATGATTGAGGCCCATGTGGACGTGAAGACCACCGACGGCTACCTCCTGCGTCTGTTCTGCGTTGGCTTCACCAAGAAGCGCACCAACCAGATCAGGAAGACGTCGTACGCCCAGCACCAGCAGGTCCGTCAGATCAGGAAGAAGATGATGGAGATCATGACCCGTGAGGTCCAGACCAACGACCTGAAGGAAGTCGTCAACAAGCT GATCCCTGACTCTGTTGGCAAGGACATTGAGAAGGCCTGCCAGTCCATCTACCCCCTCCACGACGTCTACGTCAGGAAGGTTAAGATGCTGAAGAAGCCCAAGTTTGAGT TGGGCAAACTGATGGAGCTCCACGGTGAGGGTGGTGGAAGCAGTGCAGCCAAGCCCTCTGGGGACGACACCGGGGCTAAGGTGGATCGGGCCGACGGCTACGAGCCCCCCATCCAAGAGACCGTCTAA